The following are from one region of the Trichoderma breve strain T069 chromosome 5, whole genome shotgun sequence genome:
- a CDS encoding haloacid dehalogenase-like hydrolase domain-containing protein has product MTPSSPSWRPRVIIFDLLTALLDSWSLWDASTPSATAAEGRIWRARYLELTFSTGAYIPYEQLVHQAAKDPWPEDAQVLEQLRLRGYKLGVVTNCSKRLGTIAADIVGKFDSIVTAEESGFYKPTEQAYQAILTKMGVQSQEALFVAGSAGDVEGATNAGMKVVWHNKVGLSRKGESVPLKEATRLDDALSGFM; this is encoded by the exons ATGACGCCTTCATCACCGAGCTGGAGACCAAGAGTGATTATATTCGACCTCCTTACCGCCCTGTTGGATTCTTGGAGTCTGTGGGATGCGTCCACGCCGTCCGCAACCGCAGCAGAGGGACGAATTTGGCGTGCACGCTATTTAGAGCTGACATTCAGCACTGGCGCTTACATCCCGTATGAGCAGCTCGTTCATCAGGCTGCAAAGGAC ccatggcccGAAGATGCCCAAGTGTTGGAGCAGTTGAGACTGCGAGGTTATAAACTCGGCGTAGTTACCAATTGTTCGAAACGTCTGGGAACTATTGCCGCGGATATAGTTGGAAAATTCGACTCTATTGTCACCGCAGAAGAGAGCGGCTTTTACAAGCCTACCGAACAAGCCTACCAGGCTATCTTGACGAAGATGGGTGTTCAGTCCCAGGAGGCATTGTTTGTTGCAGGCAGCGCAGGAGATGTTGAGGGCGCAACAAACGCTGGCATGAAAGTTGTTTGGCATAACAAGGTTGGGCTATCGAGAAAGGGTGAATCGGTTCCGCTCAAGGAGGCTACTCGTCTGGATGATGCTTTGTCCGGCTTTATGTAA